One Roseburia rectibacter DNA window includes the following coding sequences:
- a CDS encoding 3'-5' exoribonuclease YhaM family protein, whose protein sequence is MKYIESLREGERINEIYLCKVKQSALTKAGKPYDTLILQDKTGTLDAKIWEPGSVGIDEFDSLDYIAVMGDITSFQGNLQLNVKRVRKVQEGEYDPKDYLPVSDKDIDQMYEELKGLIASIKEVHLKKLLESFFVEDADFEKRFKFHSAAKTVHHGFVGGLLEHSLSVAKHCDYFAGCYPMLNRDLLITAAIFHDIGKLEELSTFPENDYTDDGQLLGHIIIGTEMVGDRIRTIPDFPKGLASELKHCILAHHGELEFGSPKKPALPEALALSFADNIDAKMETVREIFNNVPENNQEWQGYNRLLESNIRRSGKL, encoded by the coding sequence ATGAAGTATATTGAGAGCCTCAGAGAGGGCGAGCGAATTAATGAAATCTATCTATGTAAAGTAAAACAGTCTGCACTGACAAAGGCAGGAAAACCTTATGATACATTGATCTTACAGGACAAAACGGGCACACTGGATGCGAAGATCTGGGAGCCTGGTTCTGTTGGAATCGACGAGTTCGATTCACTGGATTACATAGCCGTAATGGGTGATATCACCAGCTTTCAGGGCAATTTACAGCTGAATGTAAAGCGCGTCCGCAAGGTGCAGGAAGGGGAGTATGATCCAAAAGATTACCTTCCGGTCAGCGATAAGGATATCGACCAGATGTATGAGGAGTTAAAAGGCCTGATTGCGAGCATCAAAGAAGTGCATTTAAAGAAGCTGTTAGAGAGCTTTTTTGTGGAGGATGCAGATTTTGAAAAACGCTTTAAATTCCACTCTGCTGCAAAGACTGTGCACCACGGATTTGTCGGTGGTCTGCTTGAGCACAGCTTAAGTGTGGCAAAGCACTGTGATTATTTTGCAGGCTGTTATCCGATGTTAAACCGCGATCTTTTGATCACGGCAGCTATTTTCCATGATATCGGAAAATTAGAGGAGCTTTCCACATTCCCGGAAAATGATTACACGGATGACGGTCAGCTTTTAGGACATATTATTATTGGAACCGAGATGGTCGGTGACAGAATCCGCACGATCCCGGATTTTCCAAAGGGACTGGCAAGCGAGTTAAAGCACTGTATTTTAGCACATCACGGCGAGTTAGAGTTTGGTTCACCGAAAAAACCGGCGCTGCCGGAGGCATTGGCACTCAGTTTTGCGGATAATATTGATGCAAAGATGGAGACGGTGCGCGAAATCTTTAACAACGTGCCGGAAAATAATCAGGAATGGCAGGGGTACAACCGTCTGCTTGAGAGCAATATCAGACGCTCCGGGAAATTATAA
- the rlmD gene encoding 23S rRNA (uracil(1939)-C(5))-methyltransferase RlmD, which translates to MQKNDIIELKIEDMGVDGEGIGKYDGMTFFVKDAVLGDEIEARITKMKKNYGYARVEKILTPSEFRVTPQCELHRRCGGCQIQTLDYQKQLEFKQNKVRGNLIRIGGFEPEFIDRIMEPVVGMKEPYRYRNKAQFPIGADKDGDPVAGFYAARTHSIIPVNDCKLGVEENQIILNEVLSYMKECHVASYDENTGKGLVRHVLIRYGFSTKELMVCVIINGNSLPKVEKLIDRLTAIEGMKSISINQNTKKTNVILGDVTKCIWGDPYITDMIHLRDTKDFSLTDTAVAYHISPQSFYQVNPVQTEKLYSLALDYAGLTGKETVWDLYCGIGTISLFLAQKAGKVYGVEIVPQAIEDAKNNAALNGINNAEFFVGKAEEVLPAFYEKKKDTDADMLHPDVIVVDPPRKGCDGVCLETMLKMQPERIVYVSCDSATLARDLKMLCEGGYELCKVRAVDQFGNTTHVETVVLLSKGAKDPVDLCSARTEVERRMVDSRKVKVDFSLEDMDLSEFKGKATYEQIKAYVLEQTGLKVSSLYIAQIKKKCRLDVGENFNLAKSENTRQPQCTPEKEDAIMQAFRHFGIL; encoded by the coding sequence ATGCAGAAAAATGATATCATAGAACTGAAAATCGAAGATATGGGCGTGGACGGCGAAGGAATCGGAAAATACGATGGCATGACCTTTTTCGTTAAAGATGCGGTGCTTGGAGATGAGATCGAAGCCCGCATCACTAAGATGAAAAAAAATTATGGTTATGCGCGGGTGGAAAAGATTCTTACGCCGTCTGAATTTCGTGTGACACCGCAGTGTGAGCTCCACAGAAGATGCGGCGGATGCCAGATACAGACATTAGATTATCAGAAACAACTGGAGTTTAAGCAGAATAAAGTACGCGGAAATCTGATCCGCATCGGTGGTTTTGAACCGGAATTTATTGACCGTATCATGGAGCCGGTTGTTGGAATGAAAGAGCCATACCGTTACCGGAACAAGGCACAGTTTCCGATCGGTGCGGACAAGGATGGTGATCCGGTTGCCGGTTTTTATGCAGCGCGCACCCATAGTATCATTCCGGTAAATGACTGCAAGCTGGGGGTGGAGGAAAATCAGATTATTTTAAATGAAGTCCTTTCTTATATGAAAGAATGTCATGTGGCATCTTACGATGAAAATACAGGTAAGGGGCTGGTTCGTCATGTCCTGATCCGCTATGGGTTTTCCACAAAAGAGCTTATGGTCTGTGTGATTATCAACGGAAATAGTCTTCCTAAAGTGGAAAAACTGATCGACAGATTGACAGCCATCGAGGGAATGAAGAGCATTTCCATCAATCAGAATACGAAGAAAACAAATGTGATCCTCGGGGATGTGACGAAATGTATCTGGGGCGATCCATACATTACCGATATGATCCATCTACGCGATACGAAGGATTTTTCACTGACTGATACAGCGGTCGCATACCATATTTCACCGCAGTCATTTTATCAGGTCAATCCTGTCCAGACGGAAAAACTCTACAGCCTTGCGCTCGACTATGCGGGACTGACCGGAAAAGAGACCGTGTGGGATCTATATTGCGGCATCGGCACGATTTCACTTTTTCTTGCACAGAAAGCGGGAAAAGTTTATGGGGTGGAGATCGTCCCACAGGCAATCGAGGATGCGAAGAATAATGCGGCGCTCAACGGTATCAATAATGCTGAGTTTTTTGTAGGAAAAGCAGAGGAAGTGCTGCCGGCATTTTATGAAAAAAAGAAAGACACAGATGCAGATATGCTGCACCCGGATGTGATCGTGGTCGATCCGCCGCGAAAGGGGTGCGATGGTGTATGTCTTGAGACGATGCTTAAGATGCAGCCGGAGCGGATCGTGTATGTAAGCTGTGATTCGGCGACGTTAGCGAGGGATCTTAAGATGCTTTGTGAGGGCGGATATGAGCTTTGCAAGGTAAGGGCGGTGGATCAGTTTGGGAATACAACACATGTGGAGACTGTTGTTTTACTTTCCAAGGGCGCTAAAGATCCGGTGGATCTTTGCTCAGCGCGGACCGAAGTGGAACGGAGAATGGTCGACAGCAGAAAAGTGAAGGTGGACTTCTCTCTGGAGGATATGGATTTATCTGAATTCAAAGGAAAAGCGACATATGAGCAGATAAAGGCATATGTATTGGAGCAGACAGGACTTAAGGTTTCATCACTGTATATCGCACAGATTAAGAAGAAGTGTAGATTGGATGTCGGCGAGAATTTCAATCTGGCTAAATCAGAGAATACGAGACAGCCACAGTGTACACCGGAGAAGGAAGATGCAATTATGCAGGCGTTTAGGCATTTTGGCATCTTATAG
- a CDS encoding AraC family transcriptional regulator translates to MGNILFNIFPNENFIDLCMYQFGYEQCDPGHSFGPATRNHYLFHYILSGTGTLMADNAKGETQTYSIKSGQGFIIFPGQINTYIADKQLPWEYMWIEFDGLRIKEALSVTDLCKDAPIYHSHSKELREKLADEMLYIVNHSHESSFHLIGHLYLFMDYLLQSAKSTKLVSSGRMSDYYIKEAINYIEQNFQNNISIEDIATVCGINRSYLGKIFRNSIGRSPQEFLMNYRMVKATELLKLTSLSIADISSAVGYENQLHFSRAFKNIYGVSPREWRNQNK, encoded by the coding sequence ATGGGCAATATATTATTTAATATTTTTCCGAATGAAAATTTTATTGATCTGTGTATGTATCAGTTTGGATATGAACAGTGTGATCCCGGCCATTCATTCGGGCCTGCAACACGCAACCACTACCTGTTTCACTATATTCTTTCCGGAACCGGAACCCTTATGGCTGACAATGCAAAAGGTGAAACACAGACCTATTCCATAAAAAGCGGGCAGGGATTTATTATTTTTCCCGGTCAGATCAACACCTACATTGCCGATAAACAGCTTCCCTGGGAATATATGTGGATTGAATTTGATGGCTTGCGTATAAAAGAAGCTTTAAGTGTCACAGATTTGTGTAAAGATGCGCCCATTTATCATTCACACTCCAAAGAATTGCGTGAAAAACTTGCTGATGAAATGCTTTATATTGTAAATCATTCTCATGAATCTTCTTTTCATCTCATTGGCCATCTGTATTTATTTATGGATTATCTGCTGCAGTCAGCAAAATCTACTAAGCTGGTTTCCAGTGGGCGCATGAGTGATTATTATATAAAAGAAGCAATCAATTATATTGAACAGAATTTTCAGAATAATATCTCGATCGAAGATATCGCTACAGTATGTGGCATCAACCGAAGTTATTTGGGGAAAATCTTCCGCAACTCAATTGGCCGCTCTCCGCAGGAATTTCTTATGAACTACCGCATGGTAAAGGCTACCGAATTGTTAAAGCTGACATCCTTATCTATTGCGGACATCAGTTCCGCTGTCGGATACGAAAATCAGCTTCATTTTTCCCGTGCATTTAAAAATATTTATGGTGTTTCTCCGCGGGAATGGAGAAACCAGAACAAGTAA
- a CDS encoding ABC transporter substrate-binding protein, with protein sequence MAKRSIFRSVAAVLALGMCMTGLAGCGSEKRADWKTEIEVVSYKPEAVKAFEKIEKRFNETHDDIHLTISSPNEAMTILKTRFIREDYPDIIAIGGDSNYSNFLDADLFDDISDLDEVQTVKQAYLDMDKELEFIPKDGTYALPYVANAAGILYNKDLFEENGWKVPTTWQEFTTLCDEIKQSGTLPLYLGFKDTWTCLAPWNALAVGLTDSDTYNQVNMGNTTFSDTYGPVAEKMRALLDYAEKNPYAYGYNDACTAFARGEAAMYPIGSYAIPQIKSVNPDMNIGSFTFPANDNESDNVLNSGIDLQFSVMKACKNKEAAYEVLKYLYDDETIQIYLDDQGGIACKDGDFAIPETLEDMRPYIENNRMADYQDHHYPSEMSVDAMIQTFLLDTSDNAQEKFLKKFDSDWKRYNRDLIRKVQDYQKEQGDAQ encoded by the coding sequence ATGGCAAAAAGAAGTATTTTCCGCAGTGTTGCGGCGGTGCTTGCACTTGGCATGTGTATGACGGGTCTTGCCGGATGCGGAAGTGAAAAAAGGGCAGACTGGAAAACCGAAATCGAAGTGGTTTCCTACAAACCGGAAGCAGTTAAGGCATTTGAAAAAATTGAAAAGCGGTTCAATGAAACACATGATGACATCCATCTGACGATTTCATCTCCAAACGAAGCAATGACTATTTTAAAGACACGTTTTATCCGGGAGGATTATCCGGATATCATCGCAATCGGAGGGGACAGCAACTATTCCAACTTTTTAGATGCAGATCTGTTTGATGATATTTCCGATCTGGATGAAGTCCAGACCGTAAAACAGGCATATCTGGATATGGATAAGGAACTGGAGTTTATTCCAAAGGATGGCACGTATGCACTTCCATATGTGGCAAACGCGGCAGGAATTTTATATAACAAAGATCTGTTTGAGGAAAATGGCTGGAAAGTTCCGACCACCTGGCAGGAATTTACCACACTGTGTGATGAAATAAAACAGAGCGGAACACTTCCGCTGTATCTGGGCTTTAAAGATACCTGGACCTGTCTGGCTCCGTGGAATGCGCTGGCAGTCGGACTTACCGATTCGGATACCTACAATCAGGTAAATATGGGAAATACCACATTTTCCGATACGTATGGACCGGTAGCAGAAAAGATGCGTGCGCTTTTGGATTACGCCGAAAAAAATCCGTATGCATATGGTTATAACGATGCATGTACAGCATTTGCCCGCGGGGAAGCTGCCATGTATCCGATTGGAAGCTATGCGATTCCCCAGATTAAATCGGTCAACCCGGACATGAATATCGGCTCTTTTACATTTCCTGCAAATGATAACGAATCAGACAATGTATTAAATTCAGGAATTGATCTGCAGTTTTCCGTAATGAAAGCATGCAAAAATAAAGAGGCTGCATATGAAGTTTTAAAATATCTGTATGACGATGAGACCATTCAGATTTATCTGGATGATCAGGGCGGAATTGCCTGCAAAGACGGGGATTTTGCAATTCCGGAAACACTCGAGGATATGCGTCCTTACATTGAAAACAACCGCATGGCAGATTATCAGGATCACCATTATCCGAGTGAGATGAGTGTGGATGCCATGATCCAGACGTTCCTGCTGGATACAAGCGACAATGCACAGGAAAAGTTTTTGAAAAAATTTGATTCCGACTGGAAGCGCTACAACCGGGATCTGATTCGGAAAGTACAGGATTATCAGAAAGAACAGGGGGATGCACAATGA
- a CDS encoding carbohydrate ABC transporter permease, with the protein MKKKMSNRDKTFWAVIIPVVILFFAFNTLPMIKGVIYSFTNYKGYGTYDYVGIRNYADLFTDSRVGKSYLFTFKYALAGTILVNVLSLIMAVGLNSAIRFKSALRGIYFVPNILGGLVIGYIFSFIFTYILPTVGNVFHIGFLQNSILASEKYAWIGVLIVGVWQAVAMNTIIYISGLQTVPEEVYEASMLDGASKWKQFWKVTFPLVMPFVTINLVLSTKNFLMVFDQIMSLTKGGPAQSTESISYLIYKNGMDGGQFGFQSANAVIFFIVIVAISLFQMTVMNKKEEQL; encoded by the coding sequence ATGAAAAAGAAAATGTCAAACAGGGACAAAACATTCTGGGCGGTTATCATACCGGTTGTAATCTTATTTTTTGCATTCAATACACTTCCAATGATCAAAGGTGTGATTTACAGTTTTACCAATTATAAAGGATACGGAACTTACGATTATGTCGGGATCAGGAACTATGCAGATCTGTTTACGGATTCCCGCGTGGGAAAAAGCTATTTGTTTACGTTTAAATATGCGCTGGCAGGAACGATACTGGTAAATGTGCTGAGTCTGATCATGGCAGTTGGATTAAACAGTGCAATCCGTTTTAAAAGTGCATTGCGCGGTATTTATTTTGTACCGAATATTTTAGGAGGACTTGTCATCGGCTATATTTTCAGTTTTATTTTTACTTACATTCTTCCAACTGTGGGAAATGTGTTCCATATTGGATTTTTACAGAACAGTATTCTTGCAAGTGAAAAATACGCATGGATTGGTGTGCTGATTGTTGGTGTATGGCAGGCAGTTGCCATGAATACCATCATCTATATTTCCGGTCTGCAGACTGTACCGGAGGAAGTCTACGAGGCGAGTATGCTTGACGGAGCCAGTAAATGGAAGCAGTTCTGGAAAGTAACATTTCCACTGGTGATGCCGTTTGTGACGATCAATCTGGTACTGAGCACAAAGAATTTCCTCATGGTATTCGACCAGATCATGTCATTGACCAAGGGAGGTCCGGCACAGAGCACCGAATCCATCTCTTACCTGATTTATAAAAATGGTATGGATGGCGGACAGTTTGGATTCCAGAGTGCGAATGCAGTCATTTTCTTTATTGTGATCGTGGCGATTTCACTTTTCCAGATGACAGTCATGAATAAGAAGGAGGAGCAGTTATGA